A region of Nostoc sp. 'Peltigera membranacea cyanobiont' N6 DNA encodes the following proteins:
- a CDS encoding 4-hydroxybenzoate solanesyltransferase: MLRTPERPQKPVWLVIIRLLRWHKPEGRLILMIPALWAVFLAASGKPPLPLVGVIILGTLATSAAGCVINDLWDRDIDPEVERTRDRPLASRALSVKVGIVVAIVSLVCAAILAFYLNPLSFWLCVAAVPVIVLYPGAKRVFPVPQLVLSIAWGFGVLISWSAVTQTISQPTWLLWGATVLWTLGFDTVYAMSDKEDDRRIGVNSSALFFGNYAPVAIGIFFAGTTLLLSWLGVLIHLRFAFWISLAVATIGWVWQSLRLRQQDLPNPVYGEMFRQNVWIGFILLAGMIAGSF; the protein is encoded by the coding sequence ATGTTAAGGACACCAGAACGCCCCCAGAAACCAGTTTGGCTTGTAATTATCCGGCTTTTGCGCTGGCATAAACCAGAAGGACGGTTAATTTTAATGATTCCTGCCCTTTGGGCTGTGTTTTTGGCAGCTTCAGGGAAACCACCTTTACCTCTGGTTGGTGTGATTATATTGGGTACTCTGGCCACGAGTGCGGCTGGGTGCGTTATCAATGATTTGTGGGATCGGGATATCGATCCAGAAGTAGAGAGAACGCGCGATCGCCCCCTGGCTTCTCGCGCCTTGTCTGTGAAAGTTGGGATTGTAGTTGCGATCGTATCCCTAGTATGTGCAGCTATCCTGGCCTTTTACCTTAACCCCCTGAGTTTCTGGTTATGTGTGGCAGCAGTGCCCGTAATTGTTCTTTATCCAGGCGCAAAGCGGGTGTTTCCTGTACCGCAACTCGTGCTTTCAATCGCTTGGGGTTTTGGGGTATTGATTAGCTGGAGTGCAGTTACCCAAACTATCTCCCAACCAACTTGGTTACTTTGGGGCGCAACCGTACTGTGGACACTGGGATTTGATACAGTTTACGCCATGAGCGACAAGGAAGACGATCGCCGCATTGGTGTTAATTCTAGTGCCCTATTTTTTGGGAATTATGCCCCTGTCGCTATTGGAATTTTCTTTGCTGGCACAACTTTGTTATTGTCTTGGTTAGGTGTCCTCATACATCTGCGCTTTGCCTTCTGGATTAGCCTTGCAGTTGCAACTATCGGATGGGTTTGGCAGTCTCTGCGATTAAGACAGCAAGACTTACCTAATCCTGTTTATGGTGAGATGTTTCGGCAAAACGTGTGGATTGGTTTTATCTTACTTGCTGGGATGATTGCTGGCTCTTTTTAA